From Pseudomonas sp. G.S.17, the proteins below share one genomic window:
- the pyrH gene encoding UMP kinase, with the protein MAQQGSGYQARYKRILLKLSGEALMGSEEFGIDPKVLDRMALEVGQLVGIGVQVGLVIGGGNLFRGAALSAAGMDRVTGDHMGMLATVMNALAMRDALERANISAIVMSAISMVGVTDHYDRRKAMRHLNAKEVVIFAAGTGNPFFTTDSAACLRAIEIDADVVLKATKVDGVYTADPFKDPHAEKFDHLTYDEVLDRKLGVMDLTAICLCRDHKMPLRVFNMNKPGALLNIVHGGAEGTLIEEGQQ; encoded by the coding sequence ATGGCTCAGCAGGGCAGTGGTTATCAGGCTCGCTATAAACGCATTCTACTCAAGCTTAGCGGCGAGGCCCTCATGGGCTCGGAAGAGTTCGGCATCGATCCCAAGGTTCTGGATCGAATGGCGCTGGAAGTCGGCCAGCTGGTCGGCATCGGTGTTCAGGTCGGACTGGTGATTGGCGGTGGCAATCTGTTTCGCGGTGCGGCGCTGAGTGCTGCCGGTATGGATCGTGTTACCGGCGATCACATGGGCATGCTGGCCACTGTGATGAATGCCTTGGCCATGCGCGATGCGCTGGAGCGCGCCAATATCTCGGCTATCGTGATGTCGGCGATTTCCATGGTGGGCGTGACTGACCACTACGACCGTCGCAAGGCCATGCGTCACCTGAATGCCAAGGAAGTCGTCATCTTTGCCGCCGGTACTGGCAATCCGTTTTTCACCACCGATTCGGCCGCGTGCTTGCGTGCGATCGAAATCGATGCCGACGTCGTGCTCAAAGCGACCAAGGTTGATGGTGTCTACACCGCAGACCCGTTCAAAGACCCGCATGCAGAGAAGTTCGATCATCTGACTTACGATGAAGTGCTGGATCGCAAGTTGGGCGTGATGGATCTGACGGCTATTTGCCTGTGCCGCGACCACAAGATGCCATTGCGCGTCTTTAACATGAACAAGCCCGGCGCCTTGCTGAATATCGTCCATGGCGGCGCTGAGGGAACCCTGATCGAGGAAGGCCAACAATGA
- the dapC gene encoding succinyldiaminopimelate transaminase gives MNNAMQLLQPYPFEKLRALLGSVTPNPEKLPVALSIGEPKHRSPEFVAKALADNLDQMAVYPSTLGIPALRESIAGWCERRFGVPAGWLDPARNVLPVNGTREALFAFTQTVVNRGDDALVVSPNPFYQIYEGAAFLAGAQPHYLPCLSENGFNPDFDAVSADVWKRCQILFLCSPGNPTGALIPLETLKKLIALADEYDFVIAADECYSELYFDEQTPPAGLLSACVALGRQDFKRCVVFHSLSKRSNLPGLRSGFVAGDAEILKAFLLYRTYHGCAMPVQTQLASIAAWNDEEHVRANRALYREKFDAVLAILAPVMDVQRPDGGFYLWPNVGTDDAVFCRDLFVEQHVTVVPGSYLSREVDGFNPGAGRVRMALVAPLAECIEAAERIRDFITR, from the coding sequence ATGAATAACGCGATGCAACTGCTGCAGCCTTACCCGTTCGAGAAGCTGCGCGCGCTGCTTGGCAGCGTGACGCCCAACCCGGAAAAGCTCCCGGTCGCGCTGTCCATCGGCGAACCCAAACATCGTTCGCCGGAATTCGTCGCCAAGGCACTGGCCGACAATCTGGACCAGATGGCGGTTTATCCGAGCACGTTGGGCATTCCGGCACTGCGCGAATCCATTGCTGGCTGGTGCGAGCGGCGTTTCGGCGTACCGGCCGGCTGGCTAGATCCGGCGCGCAACGTGCTGCCGGTCAACGGCACCCGCGAAGCGCTGTTCGCCTTCACCCAGACCGTGGTCAATCGCGGCGACGACGCGCTGGTGGTCAGCCCGAACCCGTTTTATCAGATCTACGAAGGCGCAGCATTTCTGGCCGGTGCGCAGCCGCACTACCTGCCGTGCCTGAGCGAGAACGGATTCAACCCGGATTTCGACGCAGTCTCGGCCGATGTCTGGAAACGCTGCCAGATTCTGTTCCTGTGCTCACCCGGCAACCCCACCGGCGCGCTGATTCCACTGGAAACCCTGAAAAAGCTCATCGCCCTGGCTGACGAATATGACTTCGTGATCGCCGCCGATGAATGCTATAGCGAGCTGTATTTCGACGAACAAACCCCGCCAGCCGGCTTGCTCAGCGCATGCGTGGCGTTGGGTCGTCAGGATTTCAAACGCTGCGTGGTGTTCCATAGCCTGTCCAAACGCTCGAACCTGCCGGGCCTGCGTTCCGGCTTTGTTGCCGGTGATGCGGAAATCCTCAAGGCTTTCCTGCTGTACCGCACTTACCACGGCTGCGCGATGCCGGTGCAAACGCAACTGGCAAGCATCGCCGCCTGGAATGACGAAGAACACGTGCGTGCCAATCGCGCGCTGTATCGGGAGAAATTCGACGCCGTGCTGGCAATCCTCGCGCCGGTCATGGACGTCCAGCGTCCGGACGGCGGCTTCTATCTGTGGCCGAATGTCGGCACCGATGACGCCGTATTCTGCCGCGACCTGTTCGTCGAGCAACATGTGACTGTGGTGCCGGGTTCCTATCTGTCGCGGGAAGTGGACGGTTTCAACCCAGGCGCCGGTCGCGTGCGTATGGCGCTGGTAGCGCCGCTGGCCGAGTGCATTGAAGCCGCAGAGCGGATTCGCGATTTTATTACCCGCTAA
- the uppS gene encoding polyprenyl diphosphate synthase, with translation MEKTKLAGPSSVPRHVAIIMDGNNRWAKKRLLPGVAGHKAGVDAVRAVIEVCAEAKVEVLTLFAFSSENWQRPAEEVGALMELFFTALRRETRRLNDNAISLRIIGDRSRFHPELQAAMREAELSTAGNDRFVLQIAANYGGQWDIAQAAQRLAREVQAGHLQPEDITPELLQTCLATGDLPLPDLCIRTGGEHRISNFLLWQLAYAELYFSDLFWPDFKHDAMRAALADFASRQRRFGKTSEQVEAGARA, from the coding sequence ATGGAAAAGACAAAACTGGCCGGGCCTTCATCGGTGCCGCGTCATGTAGCGATCATCATGGATGGGAACAATCGCTGGGCCAAGAAGCGCCTGCTGCCCGGTGTCGCCGGTCATAAAGCAGGCGTCGATGCTGTTCGTGCGGTGATTGAGGTGTGTGCCGAGGCCAAGGTCGAAGTGCTCACCCTTTTTGCGTTCTCCAGTGAGAACTGGCAGCGCCCGGCAGAAGAAGTCGGCGCGCTGATGGAGCTGTTTTTTACGGCCCTGCGCCGTGAGACCCGACGTCTGAATGACAACGCCATCAGCTTGCGGATCATCGGTGATCGCTCTCGATTCCACCCTGAATTGCAGGCCGCCATGCGCGAAGCGGAATTGAGCACGGCGGGCAATGATCGGTTTGTCCTGCAGATTGCTGCCAACTACGGCGGTCAGTGGGATATCGCCCAGGCTGCCCAGCGTCTCGCCCGTGAAGTCCAGGCCGGGCATCTGCAACCTGAAGACATAACGCCGGAGTTGCTGCAAACCTGTCTGGCAACCGGCGATCTGCCTCTGCCGGACTTGTGCATCCGCACCGGTGGCGAGCACCGCATCAGTAATTTTCTGCTTTGGCAGCTGGCTTACGCCGAGCTGTACTTCTCCGACCTGTTCTGGCCGGACTTCAAACACGATGCCATGCGCGCTGCGCTGGCCGATTTCGCTTCGCGCCAACGTCGCTTCGGTAAAACGAGCGAGCAGGTAGAAGCTGGAGCCCGGGCTTAA
- a CDS encoding [protein-PII] uridylyltransferase, translating into MPQVDPDLFDRGQFQAELALKASPIAAFKKAIRNAREVLDARFKSGRDIRRLIEDRAWFVDNILQQAWDHFDWSEEADIALLAVGGYGRGELHPYSDIDLLILLDSADHEVFREPIERFLTLLWDIGLEVGQSVRSVDECAQEGRADLTVITNLMESRTIAGPERLRQRMLEVTSPTQMWPSKEFFLAKRAEQKNRHHKYNDTEYNLEPNVKGGPGGLRDIQTILWVARRQYGTLNLHALAGEGFLLESENNLLAASQEFLWKVRYALHMLAGRSEDRLLFDYQSSIAALLGYQDSDAKLAIERFMQKYYRVVMSIAELSDLIIQHFEEVILVEDEGAVTQPLNSRFQLHDGYIEATRPNVFKRTPFAMIEIFVLMAQHPEIKGVRADTIRLLREHRHLINDDFRHDIRNTSLFIELFKCEIGIHRNLRRMNRYGILGLYLPEFGHIVGQMQHDLFHIYTVDAHTLNLIKHLRKLQYTQVSEKFPLASKIMGKLPKPELIYLAGLYHDIGKGRGGDHSELGAVDAEAFCVRHQLPSWDSRLIVWLVSHHLVMSTTAQRKDLSDPQVIHDFAQLVGDEVHLDYLYVLTVADINATNPTLWNSWRASLLRQLYTETKRALRRGLENPVDREEQIRRTQSAALDILVRSGTDPDDVEQLWAQLGDDYFLRHTAGDVAWHSDAILQQPVDGGPLVLIKETTQREFEGGTQIFIYAPDQHDFFAVTVAAMDQLNLNIHDARVITSSSKFTLDTYIVLDNDGGSIGNNPERIKQIRDGLTDALRNPDDYPTIIKRRVPRQLKHFAFAPQVTIHNDAQRPVTVLELSAPDRPGLLARIGKIFLEFDLSLQNAKIATLGERVEDVFFITDENNQPLSDPQLCSQLQDAIVEQLSVDQEPGGEWRISI; encoded by the coding sequence ATGCCGCAGGTGGATCCCGATTTGTTCGACCGCGGCCAGTTCCAGGCCGAACTGGCCTTGAAGGCGAGCCCTATTGCGGCCTTCAAGAAAGCCATCCGCAATGCGCGGGAAGTGCTCGACGCACGCTTCAAGTCCGGCCGCGACATCCGCCGGCTGATCGAGGATCGGGCCTGGTTTGTCGATAACATCCTGCAACAGGCCTGGGATCACTTCGACTGGAGCGAAGAAGCCGACATCGCCCTGCTGGCCGTTGGCGGCTACGGGCGCGGCGAGCTGCATCCTTATTCCGACATCGACCTGCTGATTCTGCTGGACAGCGCCGATCACGAAGTCTTCCGCGAGCCCATCGAGCGTTTTCTGACGTTGCTGTGGGACATCGGCCTGGAAGTGGGTCAGAGCGTGCGTTCGGTCGACGAATGCGCCCAGGAAGGCCGCGCCGACCTGACGGTGATCACCAACCTGATGGAAAGTCGCACCATTGCCGGACCGGAGCGTCTGCGCCAGCGCATGCTGGAAGTCACCAGCCCGACGCAAATGTGGCCGAGCAAGGAGTTTTTCCTCGCCAAACGCGCCGAGCAGAAGAACCGGCATCACAAGTACAACGACACCGAATACAACCTGGAGCCCAATGTAAAAGGGGGTCCCGGCGGTCTGCGCGATATCCAGACCATCCTGTGGGTTGCCCGTCGCCAATACGGCACCCTCAATCTGCACGCACTGGCCGGCGAAGGCTTCCTGCTGGAAAGCGAGAACAACCTGCTGGCCGCCTCCCAGGAATTTCTCTGGAAGGTTCGCTACGCCCTGCACATGCTGGCCGGCCGTTCCGAAGATCGGTTGCTGTTCGACTATCAGAGCAGCATCGCCGCCCTGCTGGGTTATCAGGACAGCGACGCGAAGCTGGCCATCGAACGCTTCATGCAGAAGTACTACCGCGTGGTCATGAGCATCGCCGAGCTGAGCGATTTGATCATCCAGCATTTCGAAGAAGTGATTCTGGTCGAAGACGAAGGCGCGGTGACCCAGCCGCTCAATTCGCGCTTCCAGCTGCATGACGGCTACATCGAAGCGACCCGGCCTAATGTGTTCAAACGCACACCGTTCGCCATGATCGAAATCTTCGTGCTGATGGCCCAACATCCGGAAATCAAAGGCGTACGCGCCGATACCATCCGGCTGTTACGCGAACATCGGCACCTGATCAACGATGATTTCCGCCACGATATTCGCAACACCAGCCTGTTCATCGAGCTGTTCAAGTGCGAAATCGGCATTCATCGCAATCTGCGCCGGATGAACCGCTACGGCATTCTGGGCCTGTATTTGCCGGAGTTTGGCCATATCGTCGGGCAAATGCAGCACGACCTGTTCCACATCTACACCGTCGATGCGCACACCCTGAACCTCATCAAGCACCTGCGTAAGCTGCAATACACGCAGGTGTCCGAGAAATTCCCGCTGGCCAGCAAGATCATGGGCAAACTGCCCAAGCCGGAACTGATTTATCTCGCCGGTTTGTATCACGACATCGGCAAAGGCCGTGGCGGCGACCACTCGGAGCTGGGCGCGGTGGATGCCGAGGCATTCTGCGTGCGTCACCAGTTGCCGAGCTGGGACAGCCGGTTGATTGTCTGGCTGGTGAGCCACCACCTGGTGATGTCCACCACCGCCCAGCGCAAGGACTTGTCCGATCCGCAGGTGATCCATGATTTCGCTCAGCTCGTGGGTGACGAAGTTCATCTGGATTACCTGTACGTGCTGACCGTGGCTGACATCAACGCCACCAACCCGACACTGTGGAATTCCTGGCGGGCCAGCCTGTTGCGCCAGCTATACACCGAAACCAAGCGCGCCCTGCGTCGCGGCCTGGAAAATCCGGTAGACCGCGAAGAGCAGATCCGCCGCACACAAAGCGCCGCGCTGGATATTCTGGTGCGCAGCGGCACTGATCCGGACGACGTCGAGCAGCTTTGGGCGCAATTGGGCGATGACTATTTCCTGCGGCATACCGCCGGGGATGTGGCGTGGCACAGCGATGCGATCCTGCAACAGCCGGTCGATGGCGGCCCGTTGGTGCTGATCAAGGAAACCACCCAGCGCGAGTTCGAAGGCGGCACACAAATCTTCATCTATGCGCCCGACCAGCATGACTTCTTCGCGGTAACCGTGGCCGCGATGGACCAGCTGAACCTGAACATTCACGATGCGCGGGTCATTACCTCCAGCAGCAAGTTCACCCTCGACACCTATATCGTGCTCGACAACGATGGCGGCTCGATTGGCAACAATCCCGAGCGGATCAAACAGATTCGTGACGGCCTGACCGACGCGCTGCGCAATCCGGACGATTACCCGACGATCATCAAGCGCCGGGTGCCGCGCCAGCTCAAGCACTTTGCTTTTGCGCCGCAAGTCACTATCCACAATGACGCCCAGCGTCCGGTCACGGTCCTGGAACTCTCTGCGCCCGACCGGCCCGGCCTGCTGGCGCGCATCGGCAAGATCTTCCTGGAGTTCGATCTGTCATTGCAGAATGCCAAGATCGCCACCTTGGGCGAACGCGTGGAAGACGTGTTCTTTATCACCGATGAAAACAACCAGCCGTTATCCGATCCGCAGCTGTGCAGCCAATTGCAGGACGCAATCGTCGAGCAACTCAGTGTCGATCAGGAACCCGGCGGCGAATGGCGCATCAGCATCTGA
- the tsf gene encoding translation elongation factor Ts: MAEITAALVKELRERTGEGMMDCKKALTKAGGDIEKAIDDMRASGAIKAAKKAGNVAAEGAIAIKDDGKAAVIIEVNSQTDFLALQDDFKAFVAASVEKAFTDKLTDVAPLIEAQEAARLVLVGKVGENVNIRRLARIEGDVVGSYLHGNKIGVVVTLKGGTVELAKDIAMHVAASNPEFLLPSEVSAEAIEREKGVFLQLNEDKIKGKPAEIVEKMVGGRITKFLAEASLVEQAFVKTPEVKVGELAKKAGAEIVSFTYFKVGDGIEKPVDNFADEVAAQLAAAKQ; the protein is encoded by the coding sequence ATGGCAGAGATTACTGCAGCGTTGGTTAAAGAACTGCGCGAGCGTACCGGTGAAGGCATGATGGATTGCAAAAAGGCCTTGACCAAGGCTGGCGGCGACATCGAAAAAGCCATTGATGACATGCGTGCTTCCGGCGCGATCAAGGCAGCCAAAAAAGCAGGCAACGTTGCTGCTGAAGGTGCTATCGCAATCAAGGACGACGGCAAGGCTGCCGTTATCATCGAAGTCAACTCGCAGACCGACTTCCTGGCTCTGCAGGACGATTTCAAGGCATTCGTTGCTGCCAGCGTCGAGAAAGCCTTCACTGACAAGCTGACTGACGTCGCTCCGTTGATCGAAGCTCAGGAAGCTGCACGTCTGGTACTGGTCGGCAAGGTTGGCGAAAACGTCAACATCCGTCGTCTGGCCCGCATCGAAGGCGACGTTGTAGGTTCTTACCTGCACGGCAACAAGATCGGCGTAGTTGTGACCCTCAAAGGCGGCACCGTCGAGCTGGCTAAAGATATCGCCATGCACGTAGCGGCAAGCAACCCTGAGTTCCTGCTGCCTTCGGAAGTTTCGGCCGAAGCGATCGAGCGCGAAAAAGGCGTCTTCCTGCAACTGAACGAAGACAAGATCAAAGGCAAGCCAGCCGAAATCGTTGAGAAAATGGTTGGCGGCCGTATCACCAAGTTCCTGGCCGAAGCCAGCCTTGTTGAGCAAGCCTTCGTCAAAACTCCGGAAGTCAAGGTCGGTGAACTGGCCAAGAAAGCCGGCGCTGAAATCGTTTCCTTCACCTACTTCAAAGTAGGCGACGGCATCGAGAAGCCAGTTGATAACTTCGCTGACGAAGTTGCTGCACAATTGGCTGCTGCCAAGCAGTAA
- a CDS encoding phosphatidate cytidylyltransferase — protein MLKQRIITALILLPIALCGFFLLEGAGFALFIGLVVVLGAWEWARLAGFPAQSARIAYAVAVAALLLVLYLVPGLAPWVLVAAVIWWAVATYLVLTYPASSTHWASAACKLTIGLLILLPAWQGLVLIKQWPLGNWLILAVMVLVWGADIGAYFSGKAFGKRKLAPKVSPGKSWEGVYGGLLTCLVITAIVGVFRGWSVSQFVLGLLGAAIVVFISVVGDLTESMFKRQSGIKDSSNLLPGHGGVLDRIDSLTAAIPVFAALLWAAEWGVL, from the coding sequence ATGCTGAAACAACGGATCATCACGGCACTGATTCTGCTGCCAATTGCACTATGTGGCTTTTTCCTCCTTGAGGGCGCTGGTTTCGCGTTGTTCATCGGTCTGGTGGTGGTGCTGGGTGCCTGGGAATGGGCGCGTCTGGCGGGTTTCCCTGCCCAGTCCGCACGAATTGCCTATGCCGTGGCCGTGGCCGCCTTGTTGTTAGTGCTCTATCTGGTGCCCGGCCTTGCGCCGTGGGTATTGGTCGCAGCTGTGATCTGGTGGGCAGTGGCGACTTACCTGGTGCTGACCTATCCCGCGTCCAGTACGCATTGGGCAAGTGCCGCCTGCAAACTGACGATCGGCCTGTTGATCCTGCTGCCTGCGTGGCAGGGGCTGGTGCTGATCAAGCAGTGGCCACTGGGCAATTGGCTGATCCTTGCGGTGATGGTTCTGGTCTGGGGCGCTGACATTGGCGCGTACTTTTCCGGCAAGGCGTTCGGCAAGCGCAAGCTCGCGCCGAAAGTCAGTCCCGGCAAAAGCTGGGAAGGCGTGTATGGCGGTTTGCTTACCTGTCTGGTGATTACCGCCATCGTCGGCGTGTTTCGCGGCTGGTCGGTATCGCAGTTCGTGCTGGGACTGCTTGGGGCAGCCATCGTCGTGTTCATTTCCGTGGTGGGCGATTTGACGGAAAGCATGTTCAAGCGCCAATCCGGCATCAAGGACAGCAGTAATCTGTTGCCCGGACATGGCGGCGTCCTTGATCGCATCGACAGCCTGACCGCTGCCATTCCTGTTTTCGCGGCGCTGCTGTGGGCTGCTGAGTGGGGCGTTCTGTGA
- the map gene encoding type I methionyl aminopeptidase, with protein MTVTIKTPEDIEKMRIAGRLAADVLEMIGAYVKPGVTTEELDRICHDFIVNEQKAIPAPLNYKGYPKSICTSINHVVCHGIPNDKPLKNGDVLNIDVTVIKDGYHGDTSKMFHVGKVPEWAERLSKITQECLYKGIEIVRPGTRLGDIGEVIQKHAEKSGFSVVREYCGHGIGKVFHEEPQVLHYGKAGDGMELKEGMTFTIEPMINQGRAETRLLGDGWTAITKDRKLSAQWEHTILVTADGYEIFTLRSDDTIARTSA; from the coding sequence ATGACAGTCACCATCAAAACCCCTGAAGACATCGAAAAGATGCGTATCGCCGGCCGCCTGGCTGCCGACGTCCTGGAAATGATCGGTGCTTACGTCAAGCCTGGCGTTACAACCGAAGAGCTGGATCGCATCTGCCATGACTTTATCGTTAACGAGCAGAAAGCCATTCCTGCGCCCCTGAACTACAAGGGCTATCCAAAATCGATCTGCACCTCGATCAACCACGTGGTCTGCCACGGCATCCCCAATGACAAGCCACTGAAGAACGGCGACGTGCTGAACATCGACGTGACGGTCATCAAGGATGGCTACCACGGCGATACCAGCAAGATGTTCCATGTTGGCAAAGTGCCAGAATGGGCCGAGCGCCTGTCAAAAATCACTCAGGAATGCCTGTATAAGGGCATCGAAATCGTGCGTCCCGGCACCCGTCTGGGTGATATCGGCGAAGTGATCCAGAAGCACGCCGAGAAGAGCGGTTTCTCTGTGGTGCGCGAATATTGCGGGCACGGCATCGGCAAGGTCTTCCATGAAGAACCTCAGGTTCTGCACTACGGCAAGGCCGGCGATGGCATGGAACTGAAGGAAGGCATGACGTTCACCATCGAGCCGATGATCAACCAGGGCCGTGCTGAAACCCGCTTGCTGGGCGATGGCTGGACTGCGATCACCAAGGACCGCAAATTGTCCGCGCAGTGGGAACACACGATTCTGGTCACCGCCGATGGCTATGAAATCTTTACCTTGCGCAGCGACGACACCATTGCCCGAACGTCAGCCTGA
- the rpsB gene encoding 30S ribosomal protein S2, whose amino-acid sequence MSQVNMRDMLKAGVHFGHQTRYWNPKMGKYIFGARNKIHIINLEKTLPMFNEALTFVERLASGKNKILFVGTKRSAGKIVAEEAARCGSPYVDHRWLGGMLTNFKTIRQSIKRLRELEIQAEDGTFAKLTKKEALMRTRDLEKLDRSLGGIKDMGGLPDALFVIDVDHERIAITEANKLGIPVIGVVDTNSSPEGVDYIIPGNDDAIRAIQLYMGSMADAVIRGRNNVAGGTDVFVEEAPAAAVVEG is encoded by the coding sequence ATGTCCCAAGTCAATATGCGCGATATGCTGAAGGCCGGTGTGCACTTCGGTCACCAAACCCGTTACTGGAACCCGAAAATGGGTAAATACATTTTCGGCGCGCGTAACAAGATCCACATTATCAACCTTGAAAAAACCCTGCCAATGTTCAACGAAGCTCTGACTTTCGTTGAGCGCCTGGCTTCGGGCAAAAACAAGATCCTGTTCGTCGGCACCAAGCGTTCGGCTGGCAAGATCGTTGCTGAAGAAGCGGCACGTTGCGGTTCGCCGTACGTCGATCACCGCTGGTTGGGCGGCATGCTCACCAACTTCAAAACCATCCGCCAGTCGATCAAGCGTCTGCGTGAGCTTGAAATCCAGGCTGAAGACGGCACGTTCGCCAAGCTGACCAAGAAAGAGGCGCTGATGCGCACTCGCGATCTGGAAAAGCTGGACCGTAGCCTTGGTGGTATCAAGGATATGGGCGGTCTGCCAGACGCACTGTTCGTTATCGACGTTGATCACGAGCGCATCGCAATCACCGAAGCCAACAAGCTGGGCATCCCTGTTATCGGCGTAGTCGATACCAACAGCAGCCCGGAAGGCGTTGACTACATCATCCCAGGCAACGATGACGCAATCCGCGCTATCCAGCTGTACATGGGTTCGATGGCTGATGCTGTGATCCGTGGTCGTAACAATGTTGCTGGCGGCACCGACGTTTTCGTCGAAGAAGCTCCAGCTGCAGCAGTGGTTGAAGGCTGA
- the frr gene encoding ribosome recycling factor has translation MINEIKKDAQERMQKSLESLAHAFSRIRTGQAHPSILGGVMVPYYGADTPLNQVANVTVKDSRTLQVVAFERNMLAAVDKAIQSSGLGFNPTNLGELLLISMPALTEETRKGFTKQAREAAEDARVAVRNIRRDALSQLKDLVKEKEISEDEERRGADDVQKLTDKFVAEIEVAVKQKEADLMAV, from the coding sequence ATGATCAACGAAATCAAGAAAGACGCTCAAGAGCGCATGCAGAAATCCCTGGAATCCCTGGCGCACGCGTTCAGCCGGATTCGTACCGGTCAGGCGCACCCAAGTATTCTGGGTGGTGTGATGGTGCCGTATTACGGCGCAGACACCCCGCTGAACCAGGTTGCCAATGTCACCGTCAAAGACTCGCGTACCCTGCAGGTCGTCGCTTTCGAGCGCAACATGCTCGCGGCTGTCGACAAGGCGATCCAGAGTTCCGGCCTGGGTTTCAACCCGACCAACCTGGGTGAGTTGCTGCTGATTTCCATGCCGGCCCTGACTGAAGAAACCCGCAAGGGCTTCACCAAACAGGCTCGCGAAGCAGCAGAAGACGCTCGCGTTGCCGTGCGTAACATCCGTCGTGATGCCCTGAGCCAACTCAAGGATCTGGTCAAAGAAAAAGAAATCAGCGAAGACGAAGAGCGTCGCGGTGCTGATGACGTTCAGAAACTGACCGACAAATTCGTCGCTGAAATTGAAGTCGCCGTGAAGCAGAAAGAAGCTGACCTGATGGCTGTATAA
- the ispC gene encoding 1-deoxy-D-xylulose-5-phosphate reductoisomerase: MSGPQLITVLGATGSVGLSTLDVIARHPDRYQVFALTGFSRTSELLALCLRHTPRFAVLPTQDIARKLQDDLAAAGLDTRVLVGERGLCEVAAHPQVDTVLAAIVGAAGLRPTLAAVEAGKKVLLANKEALVMSGALFMQAVRHSGAVLLPIDSEHNAIFQCLPVDYARGLGPVGVRRILLTASGGPFRETPLAELHDVSPEQACAHPNWSMGRKISVDSASMMNKGLELIEACWLFDARPEQIEVVIHPQSVIHSMVDYVDGSVIAQLGNPDMRTPIAHALAWPGRIDSGVAPLDLFSIARLDFQAPDENRFPCLRLARQAAEAGDSAPAMLNAANEVAVAAFLDRRIRYPEIASMIDEVLNLEPVIALEDLAAVFEVDSKARVLAEQWLSRNER, translated from the coding sequence GTGAGTGGTCCGCAACTGATTACCGTGCTTGGGGCGACCGGATCGGTCGGCCTGAGCACCCTCGACGTCATCGCACGGCACCCTGATCGTTATCAGGTGTTCGCGCTCACCGGCTTCAGTCGCACGAGCGAATTGCTGGCGTTGTGCTTACGGCATACGCCGCGCTTTGCCGTGTTGCCGACGCAGGACATCGCTCGCAAGCTGCAGGATGATCTGGCGGCTGCTGGCCTGGACACTCGCGTGTTGGTCGGCGAGCGTGGTCTCTGCGAAGTGGCAGCGCATCCGCAGGTCGATACCGTGCTGGCGGCGATTGTCGGCGCGGCGGGGCTGCGGCCGACGCTGGCGGCTGTCGAGGCAGGCAAGAAAGTCCTGCTGGCCAACAAGGAAGCGCTGGTGATGTCCGGTGCGCTGTTCATGCAGGCTGTGCGCCACAGCGGCGCGGTGCTGCTGCCCATCGACAGCGAACACAATGCGATCTTCCAGTGTCTGCCGGTGGATTACGCTCGTGGCCTTGGGCCGGTAGGCGTGCGGCGCATTCTGCTGACAGCTTCGGGCGGCCCGTTTCGCGAAACGCCACTGGCCGAGTTGCACGATGTTTCCCCAGAGCAGGCGTGCGCTCATCCGAATTGGTCGATGGGGCGTAAAATCTCCGTAGACTCGGCAAGCATGATGAACAAGGGTCTGGAATTGATCGAGGCGTGCTGGCTGTTTGATGCGCGTCCTGAACAGATCGAAGTGGTCATTCATCCGCAGAGCGTGATTCATTCGATGGTGGATTACGTCGATGGCTCGGTGATCGCCCAGCTGGGCAATCCTGACATGCGCACGCCAATCGCCCACGCCCTGGCGTGGCCAGGAAGAATCGACTCCGGCGTCGCGCCTCTGGACTTGTTCAGTATCGCGCGGCTGGATTTCCAGGCGCCGGACGAAAATCGCTTCCCTTGCCTGCGTCTGGCTCGACAGGCGGCGGAGGCCGGCGACAGCGCTCCGGCAATGCTCAACGCTGCCAACGAGGTCGCGGTAGCCGCATTTCTTGATCGGCGCATCCGCTATCCGGAGATCGCGAGTATGATCGATGAGGTTTTGAATCTTGAGCCGGTTATTGCGCTCGAAGATCTGGCCGCAGTATTTGAGGTTGACTCCAAAGCGCGCGTTCTGGCCGAGCAATGGCTCAGCCGCAACGAGCGATAA